A window of Acidimicrobiales bacterium genomic DNA:
GCCCTCGGTGTAGGTGCGGCGCACCAGGTGGCCGGGCCCCTTGGGGGCGACCAGGGCCACGTCCACGCCCTCGGGGGCGGCGATGTAGCCGAAGCGCACGCTGAAGCCGTGGGCCACCAGGAGGACGTCGCCCGGGTTCAGGTTGGGGGCCACGTGCTCGGCGAAGACGGCCTCGTGCTCAGTGTCGGGCAGCAGGATCATGATGACGTCGGCCTCGGCGCAGGCCTCGGACAGGCCGGCCACCTTCAGGCCCGCCTCGGCCGCCTTGGCCGCCGAGGACGAGCCCTCCCGCAGGCCGACGCGCACGTCGACGCCGGAGTCGGCCAGGTTGAGGGCGTGGGCGTGGCCCTGGGACCCGTAGCCCAGGATGGCCACCTTGCGGTCGGCGATCAGGGAGCGGTCGGCGTCAGCCTCGTACGACACGGTGGCCATGGTTCGGGGAACCTCTCAGGTCGGTCGGGCCGGGGGCCCGGGATGTCAGCGCGCCGCCGGTGGGGGCGCGGGCGGGGTGCGGGGGCCCCTCAGGATGCGTCCGGGACGGCGGCCGCTCCAAGGTGGTCGAGGCGGGGCAGGGCGACGCGGCCCGTCCGCTGGATCTCGAGGATGCCGAACGGGCGCAGCATCTCCTCGAAGTCGTCCACCTTGGTGGGGTGTCCCTCGAGCGACACCGTCAGCTCGTCGTGGGTCACGGCCAGGATGCGGCCCTCGAAGATCTGCACCAGCTCCACCACCTGGCCCCGCCGGTCGGCGGGGGCGGTGATGCTGGCCAGCAGGAGCTCGCGCTCCACCGAGTGGCGGGGGTCGAGCTCGCTGATGTCGACCACGTTGACCAGCTTGTCGAGCTGCTTGACGATCTGCTCCAGGGGGGACGACTCGACGTCGACGACGATGGTGATGCGGCTGAACTGCTCGTCCTCGGTGGGGGCCACGGCCAGGGAGACGATGTTGTAGCCCCGCCGGGAGAACAGGTTGGCCACCCGGGCCAGGACGCCGGACCGGTTCTCGACCAGCACCGAGAGCACGTGGTGGCGGACCTCGTGGCCGGGTCCGGCGTCGCGGCGGGTGCCGCTGGTGCGCGTGGGCATCAGTTCCCTCCCTCTCCGGTGCCGACCCCGCCGCCAGCCTGGAACGGGGGCACCTGGATGTCGTCGTTGCTCTTGCCGGACGGCACCATCGGATAGACCTTCTCCCGGCTGTCGGTGCGGAACTCCACCACCACGGGGCGGTCGTCGATCTCGTTGGCCTTGTCGATGGCGGGCTGGATCTCCTCCGGGGACTCGGCCCGGATGCCCACGCAGCCCATGGACTCGGCCCACTTCACGTAGTCGGGCAGGTCGGGCGACAGGTACACCTCGCTGTAGCGCTCCTCGTAGAACATCTCCTGCCACTGGCGGACCATGCCCAGGTAGGCGTTGTTGAGGATGGCCACCTTCACCGGGATGCGCTCGG
This region includes:
- the ilvN gene encoding acetolactate synthase small subunit, with amino-acid sequence MPTRTSGTRRDAGPGHEVRHHVLSVLVENRSGVLARVANLFSRRGYNIVSLAVAPTEDEQFSRITIVVDVESSPLEQIVKQLDKLVNVVDISELDPRHSVERELLLASITAPADRRGQVVELVQIFEGRILAVTHDELTVSLEGHPTKVDDFEEMLRPFGILEIQRTGRVALPRLDHLGAAAVPDAS